A single genomic interval of Arthrobacter methylotrophus harbors:
- a CDS encoding DUF948 domain-containing protein, whose translation MTGGDIAGLIAAGVFALLVLLLAVPILKLGRVFDEVRTSIRSLSDGATPLMDEVTATVSTTNQQLKKVDGITSNVSDASANISALSSLVAATVGSPLIKVAAFSYGVRSAFANRRKPGSGRRSR comes from the coding sequence ATGACTGGTGGCGATATTGCAGGCCTGATCGCGGCCGGAGTTTTCGCGCTCCTTGTGCTGCTGTTGGCTGTGCCGATCCTCAAACTTGGGCGCGTCTTTGACGAAGTCCGCACTTCCATCCGCTCTTTGAGCGACGGAGCGACGCCCCTGATGGACGAAGTCACAGCGACCGTTTCCACCACGAACCAGCAGCTGAAGAAGGTGGATGGCATCACCTCCAACGTCTCTGATGCCTCCGCCAACATCTCGGCGTTGTCCTCGCTGGTGGCAGCGACGGTCGGTTCGCCCCTTATCAAGGTGGCTGCGTTCAGCTACGGAGTGCGTTCGGCCTTTGCCAACCGCCGCAAACCGGGCAGCGGCCGTCGCAGCCGCTGA